From the genome of Gilliamella sp. wkB7, one region includes:
- a CDS encoding toxin VasX yields MTGNLENTEQTETISKEKQKKAEDLEDRIIYGELDKGKDSHSPLANGNCGVCERKGFPIFLVRKAPVSATFISKHNIGIAEKKLSEDNREPEVDLITHKYVYRTLRVGYVYILVKHKQKGWEFMGYEVTPSGVFRHKTITDVKERNVKEIPTDCTKDGNNHHIPGSFINIDTSVYEGEAYIAYTRRAWSQGKNSTIEKYLKLMNESSLTIDLPSKKEQDSSESQDEAAQVVERNTKTIELDTALKRFTKINLNEESYKDPDKLTEGGKRSFRLKSLESEKSLLNSNSLLELAVDPKMIVHNDNENNDEDKQKELIQDENTFITAHKFNSLRDRKGKGAEKGNGVEYEYEAESTKLRDQIEKFQQSGKYVVPVVIVEDPFGIAEELSLQRQLKIEPIAQSVVRAEEIYNKKIDEHFRKLFESNKRLDEKLKESLDENIEKSEEKTSDIEDYKPAYHAIEKTSVAKSKYFSEERLHLRKTLSLINDYRNQIESIEISQAKDIIHYEYLTEVIFRGEPERTSWKGVNAYLAQGYIEIPMSAEEKQKHLEDVKAKRPPGSQVRYLDVRKFRLDNTVGQATKEKIAKERAKYDNLLDLEKERQFLEEDKADYNAILESISNFSQDYFYYLTWLFGYEGCSEYAPKSINKFNDCEFWLIECDTNASNNHVGYLTDFLALIDFAYLGGIKTEEQTAVWDSLLNNKNSLLYHIIDGKKGSFWELVLHKRLKIMEDELSTISEFQPQLMHKTNNEEIKKHLQQQEENQLKAEQERQQQTKIILQELEAEQSQNQLDESFFSEKGQLMLTLYSMLLTRVSSGITNRPTEKAETQKDSLIKQNAKKLMIESGLIVNGELILYLQLQNIPALELNSIQTYFEPLSHSATPLPTFDYTVSDSSQQAKTDWDVVERRLNYMDLANKIAEVANAPRILASGRTFYRAVCRYFLGDPSVMRFPFKDLKKYSFKAIIILKK; encoded by the coding sequence ATGACCGGTAATTTAGAAAATACTGAACAAACAGAAACAATAAGTAAAGAAAAACAAAAAAAAGCAGAAGATTTAGAAGATAGAATAATTTATGGTGAACTGGATAAAGGAAAGGATTCTCATTCACCTTTAGCCAATGGCAACTGTGGTGTATGTGAACGTAAAGGTTTTCCGATTTTTTTAGTCCGAAAAGCACCGGTTAGTGCAACTTTTATATCAAAACATAATATTGGTATTGCTGAGAAAAAACTCTCTGAGGACAATCGTGAACCGGAAGTGGATTTAATTACTCATAAATATGTGTATCGAACCTTACGGGTAGGTTATGTTTATATTCTAGTTAAACATAAACAAAAAGGTTGGGAATTCATGGGATATGAAGTCACTCCATCAGGAGTATTTCGTCATAAAACCATTACCGATGTTAAAGAACGCAATGTTAAAGAAATTCCTACAGATTGTACTAAAGACGGCAATAATCATCATATACCCGGTTCTTTTATTAATATAGATACCAGTGTGTATGAGGGAGAGGCCTATATAGCCTATACTCGCAGAGCTTGGTCACAAGGGAAAAACAGCACAATTGAAAAATACCTTAAATTGATGAACGAATCTTCCCTTACCATCGATTTACCCTCTAAGAAAGAGCAAGATTCATCTGAATCGCAAGATGAAGCAGCTCAAGTGGTTGAACGCAACACAAAAACGATTGAGTTAGATACTGCATTAAAACGCTTTACCAAAATAAATTTGAATGAAGAGTCTTACAAAGATCCTGATAAGCTTACTGAAGGGGGGAAACGCAGTTTTAGATTAAAATCGTTAGAATCTGAAAAATCATTATTAAATTCAAATTCATTATTAGAATTAGCCGTTGATCCAAAAATGATAGTGCATAATGATAATGAAAATAATGATGAGGACAAACAAAAAGAGTTAATCCAAGACGAAAACACCTTTATAACCGCCCATAAATTCAATTCACTACGCGACCGTAAAGGAAAAGGCGCAGAAAAAGGAAACGGCGTAGAATATGAATATGAGGCTGAATCTACTAAATTGAGAGACCAGATTGAAAAATTCCAACAATCAGGCAAATATGTTGTACCGGTAGTTATTGTTGAAGATCCATTTGGTATTGCTGAAGAATTAAGTCTACAGCGTCAATTAAAAATTGAACCGATAGCACAATCGGTTGTAAGAGCGGAAGAAATATATAATAAAAAAATAGATGAGCACTTTAGAAAATTATTTGAATCCAATAAACGGTTAGATGAAAAACTCAAGGAAAGTCTTGATGAAAATATAGAAAAATCAGAGGAAAAGACTTCTGACATAGAAGACTATAAGCCAGCTTACCATGCGATAGAGAAAACTTCAGTTGCTAAAAGCAAGTATTTTAGTGAAGAGCGTCTTCACCTACGTAAAACATTATCACTTATTAATGATTATCGAAACCAAATTGAATCGATAGAGATATCCCAAGCCAAAGATATTATTCATTACGAATATCTTACAGAGGTGATTTTTCGTGGCGAACCTGAACGAACAAGTTGGAAAGGAGTCAACGCTTATTTAGCTCAAGGTTATATTGAAATTCCTATGAGTGCGGAAGAAAAGCAAAAGCATCTGGAAGATGTAAAAGCTAAGCGACCACCAGGATCTCAAGTTCGTTATTTAGATGTTCGAAAATTTCGATTAGATAATACAGTTGGACAAGCTACTAAAGAAAAAATTGCGAAAGAACGAGCTAAATATGATAATTTACTTGATTTGGAAAAAGAGAGACAGTTTCTTGAGGAAGATAAAGCGGATTACAATGCTATTTTGGAGTCAATATCAAATTTTTCACAAGATTATTTTTATTATTTAACATGGCTATTTGGGTATGAGGGGTGTTCAGAATATGCACCAAAATCAATCAATAAGTTTAATGATTGTGAATTTTGGCTGATTGAGTGTGATACCAATGCATCCAATAACCATGTTGGATATCTAACCGATTTTTTAGCCTTAATTGATTTTGCTTATTTAGGCGGCATTAAAACCGAAGAACAAACAGCCGTATGGGATTCATTACTAAATAACAAAAATAGTCTGCTTTATCATATTATTGACGGTAAAAAAGGCAGTTTTTGGGAACTTGTTTTACATAAACGTCTTAAAATTATGGAAGATGAATTGTCGACAATTTCTGAATTCCAACCACAATTAATGCATAAAACTAATAATGAAGAAATTAAAAAACATCTGCAACAGCAGGAAGAAAACCAGCTGAAAGCAGAACAGGAACGACAACAACAAACTAAAATCATTTTACAAGAACTTGAAGCTGAGCAGTCCCAAAACCAATTGGATGAGAGTTTTTTCAGTGAAAAAGGTCAATTAATGTTAACGCTTTACTCCATGTTATTAACACGGGTATCTTCAGGGATAACTAATCGCCCTACTGAGAAAGCTGAAACACAAAAAGACAGTTTGATCAAACAAAATGCCAAAAAACTCATGATTGAAAGTGGTCTAATTGTTAATGGGGAATTAATATTATATTTACAGTTACAAAACATCCCGGCCCTTGAATTAAATTCAATACAGACTTATTTTGAGCCGTTATCCCACAGTGCCACTCCATTACCAACGTTTGATTATACGGTATCCGACAGTAGTCAACAAGCCAAAACTGACTGGGATGTTGTTGAACGTAGATTGAATTATATGGATTTGGCCAATAAAATAGCTGAAGTGGCGAATGCACCAAGAATCCTGGCTAGTGGTAGGACATTTTACCGTGCAGTGTGCCGCTATTTTTTAGGCGATCCATCGGTAATGAGGTTCCCATTTAAAGATTTAAAAAAATATTCATTCAAAGCTATAATAATATTAAAAAAATGA
- a CDS encoding toxin VasX gives MTGNLENTEQTETISKEKQKKAEDLEDRIIYGELDKGKDSHSPLANGNCGVCERKGFPIFLVRKAPVSASFISAHNIGLAEKKLSDDNREPEVDLITHKYVYRTLRVGYVYILVKHKQKGWEFMGYEVTPSGVFRHKTITDVKERNVKEIPTDCTKDGNNHHIPGSFINIDTSVYEGEAYIAYTRRAWSQGKNSTIEKYLKLMNESSLTIDLPSKKEQDSSESQDQAAQVVERNTKTIELDTALKRFTKINLNEESYKDPDKLTEGGKRSFRLKSLDSEKSLLESNSLLESNSLLELAVDPKMIVHNDNENNDENNQKELIPDRNTFITAHKFNSLRDRKGKGVEKGDGVEYEYEAKSSKLVEQIKKFEQSGKYVVPVVIVEDPFGIAEELSLQRQLKIEPIAQSVVRAEEIYNKKIDEHFRKLFESNKRLDEKLKESLDENIEKSEEKTSDIEDYKPVYHAIEKTSVAKSKYFSEERLHLRKTLSLINDYRNQIESIEISQAKDIIYYDYIIEANVENRMETYTWLNSEEYLNQGLIEITLSEEEKRKQLEKKQKGQDKSYLSYEDVRAFRCDNTILQATKEKIAKERAKYDNLLDLEKERKFLEEDKADYNAILESISNFSQDYFYYLTWLFGFEGCSEYAPKSINKFNDCEFWLIECDTNASNNHVGYLTDFLALIDFAYLGGIKTEEQTAVWDTLLNNKNSLLYHIIDGKKGSFWELVLHKRLKIMEDELSTISEFQPQLTHETNNEEIKKHLQQQEENQLKAEQERQQQTKIILQELEAEQPQNQLDESFFSEKGQLMLTLYSMLLTRVSSGITNRPTEKAETQKDSLIKQNAKKLMIESGLIINGELILYLQLQNIPALELNSIQTYFEPLSHSATPLPTFDYTVSDSSQQAETDWDAVDRTLNYIDMANKIVEVANAPKILASGRTFFRAVYRYILRDPSVMRFPVKDLKKIFIQSYNNIKKMNGESILNSVKNAGLNPTTRVNAISVSLASSQLLTAGLQAGVTYIQYQENLKKLEDNSIGETIRYEIKRDVQFGFYKVVAGFTNAINELLKFADLTLSQAVRTFITNRASLSTLVNGVFKISAGAVGVMGIISSVISITEGCFLFAKGMQKSGAVGTALCIAGGLQVISGIASLAQSIGLMLSISIFSGPIGVAIFVFALVAQLAVAIIQLIFKDESDDWDKMQIWFNNCLFGTKSSDKGIAYAETFDGMALEINDFMAALINLDAVIQLEEQPIYYQEQMRLYKQTKLYNDKQTNSGRPTGPTNIAHLCREIYISFILPNYDENQSEYEGMLRFFDRNNQETVALKITNGDEFPILEFVNDSPEDLLIKRQIPLEPVDDDEDLIPRKVGRIESYKKATDSEENELNYFQVFYKVGEFCYLSIKELYLQLNYWPKGQTSQNSQNKIVNNPPLMIYYTYKNPHA, from the coding sequence ATGACCGGTAATTTAGAAAATACAGAACAAACAGAAACAATAAGTAAAGAAAAACAAAAAAAAGCAGAAGATTTAGAAGATAGAATAATTTATGGTGAACTGGATAAAGGAAAGGATTCTCATTCACCTTTAGCCAATGGCAACTGTGGTGTATGTGAACGTAAAGGTTTTCCGATTTTTTTAGTCCGAAAAGCACCGGTTAGTGCATCTTTTATATCAGCTCATAATATTGGTCTCGCTGAGAAAAAACTCTCTGACGACAATCGTGAACCGGAAGTGGATTTAATTACTCATAAATATGTGTATCGAACCTTACGGGTAGGTTATGTTTATATTCTAGTCAAACATAAACAAAAAGGTTGGGAATTTATGGGATATGAAGTCACTCCATCAGGAGTATTTCGTCATAAAACCATTACCGATGTTAAAGAACGCAATGTTAAAGAAATTCCTACAGATTGTACTAAAGACGGCAATAATCATCATATACCCGGTTCTTTTATTAATATAGATACCAGTGTGTATGAGGGAGAGGCCTATATAGCCTATACTCGCAGAGCTTGGTCACAAGGGAAAAACAGCACAATTGAAAAATACCTTAAATTGATGAACGAATCTTCCCTTACCATCGATTTACCCTCTAAGAAAGAGCAAGATTCATCTGAATCACAAGATCAAGCAGCTCAAGTCGTTGAACGCAACACAAAAACGATTGAGTTAGATACTGCATTAAAACGCTTTACCAAAATAAATTTGAATGAAGAGTCTTACAAAGATCCTGATAAGCTTACTGAAGGGGGGAAACGCAGTTTTAGATTAAAATCGTTAGACTCTGAAAAATCATTATTAGAGTCAAATTCATTATTAGAATCAAATTCATTATTAGAATTAGCCGTTGATCCAAAAATGATAGTGCATAATGATAATGAAAATAATGATGAGAACAATCAAAAAGAGTTAATTCCAGATAGAAACACCTTTATAACTGCCCATAAATTCAATTCACTACGCGACCGTAAAGGAAAAGGCGTAGAAAAAGGAGACGGCGTAGAATATGAATATGAGGCTAAATCTAGTAAATTGGTCGAACAGATTAAGAAATTTGAACAATCAGGCAAATATGTTGTACCGGTAGTTATTGTTGAAGATCCATTTGGTATTGCTGAAGAATTAAGTCTACAGCGTCAGTTAAAAATTGAACCGATAGCACAATCGGTTGTAAGAGCGGAAGAAATATATAATAAAAAAATAGATGAGCACTTTAGAAAATTATTTGAATCTAATAAACGGTTAGATGAAAAACTCAAGGAAAGTCTTGATGAAAATATAGAAAAGTCAGAGGAAAAGACTTCTGACATAGAAGACTATAAGCCAGTTTACCATGCGATAGAGAAAACTTCAGTTGCTAAAAGCAAGTATTTTAGTGAAGAGCGTCTTCACCTACGTAAAACATTATCACTTATTAATGATTATCGAAACCAAATTGAATCGATAGAGATATCCCAAGCCAAAGATATTATTTATTATGATTATATTATTGAAGCGAACGTAGAAAATAGAATGGAAACATATACTTGGCTAAATTCAGAAGAATATCTAAATCAAGGACTTATCGAAATCACCTTGAGTGAAGAAGAAAAGCGTAAACAACTGGAAAAGAAGCAAAAAGGACAAGATAAATCATACCTTTCTTATGAAGATGTTCGAGCGTTCCGATGTGATAATACTATTCTACAAGCTACTAAAGAAAAAATTGCGAAAGAACGAGCTAAATATGATAATTTACTTGATTTGGAAAAAGAAAGAAAGTTTCTTGAGGAAGATAAAGCGGATTACAATGCTATTTTGGAGTCAATATCAAATTTTTCACAAGATTATTTTTATTATTTAACATGGCTATTTGGGTTTGAGGGTTGTTCAGAATATGCACCAAAATCAATCAATAAGTTTAATGATTGTGAATTTTGGCTGATTGAGTGTGATACCAATGCATCCAATAACCATGTTGGGTATCTAACCGATTTTTTAGCCTTAATTGATTTTGCTTATTTAGGCGGCATTAAGACCGAAGAACAAACAGCCGTATGGGATACATTACTAAATAACAAAAATAGTCTGCTTTATCATATTATTGACGGTAAAAAAGGCAGTTTTTGGGAACTTGTTTTACATAAACGTCTTAAAATTATGGAAGATGAACTGTCGACAATTTCTGAATTCCAACCACAATTAACGCATGAAACCAATAATGAAGAAATTAAAAAACATCTGCAACAGCAGGAAGAAAACCAACTGAAAGCAGAGCAGGAGCGACAACAACAAACTAAAATCATTTTACAAGAACTTGAAGCTGAACAGCCCCAAAATCAATTGGATGAGAGTTTTTTCAGTGAAAAAGGTCAATTAATGCTAACGCTTTACTCCATGTTATTAACACGTGTATCTTCAGGAATAACTAATCGCCCTACTGAAAAAGCTGAAACACAAAAAGACAGTTTGATTAAACAAAATGCCAAAAAACTCATGATTGAAAGTGGCCTAATTATTAATGGGGAATTAATATTATATTTACAGTTACAAAACATCCCAGCTCTTGAATTAAATTCAATACAGACTTATTTTGAGCCGTTATCCCACAGTGCCACTCCATTACCAACGTTTGATTATACGGTATCGGACAGTAGTCAACAAGCCGAAACTGACTGGGATGCTGTTGACCGTACTTTGAATTATATAGATATGGCCAATAAAATAGTTGAAGTGGCGAATGCACCAAAAATTCTGGCCAGTGGTAGGACATTTTTCCGTGCAGTGTACCGCTATATTTTACGCGATCCATCGGTAATGAGGTTCCCAGTTAAAGATTTAAAAAAGATATTCATTCAAAGCTATAATAATATTAAAAAAATGAATGGAGAATCTATTTTAAATTCAGTTAAAAACGCAGGATTAAATCCTACCACCAGAGTGAATGCCATAAGTGTTAGTCTTGCTAGCAGTCAGTTGTTAACAGCTGGATTACAAGCAGGTGTTACTTATATCCAATATCAGGAAAATTTAAAAAAATTAGAAGATAACTCGATTGGCGAAACAATACGCTATGAAATTAAGCGTGATGTACAGTTTGGTTTTTATAAAGTTGTGGCGGGATTCACAAATGCCATAAATGAATTGCTTAAATTTGCTGATTTAACGCTGAGTCAAGCTGTCAGAACATTTATTACCAACCGGGCAAGTTTAAGCACGTTAGTTAATGGTGTATTTAAAATCTCAGCTGGTGCTGTGGGTGTTATGGGCATAATTAGCAGTGTGATTTCCATTACTGAAGGATGCTTCCTTTTTGCTAAAGGAATGCAAAAAAGTGGTGCTGTTGGTACAGCTTTATGTATCGCAGGTGGTTTACAGGTTATATCGGGGATAGCTAGCTTAGCACAATCGATAGGCTTAATGTTATCCATATCTATATTCAGCGGGCCTATTGGCGTGGCGATTTTTGTGTTCGCATTGGTGGCACAACTTGCCGTAGCAATTATCCAATTAATATTTAAAGATGAATCAGATGATTGGGATAAAATGCAAATCTGGTTTAATAACTGCTTGTTTGGCACCAAATCATCAGATAAAGGCATCGCTTATGCTGAGACCTTTGATGGTATGGCACTGGAAATTAATGACTTTATGGCTGCTTTGATTAATCTAGATGCAGTAATACAGTTAGAAGAACAACCGATTTATTACCAAGAACAGATGCGTTTGTACAAACAAACTAAACTTTATAATGACAAGCAAACTAATTCGGGTCGACCCACAGGACCTACAAATATTGCACACTTGTGTCGGGAAATTTATATCTCATTTATTTTACCAAATTATGATGAAAACCAAAGTGAATATGAAGGTATGTTAAGATTTTTTGATAGAAATAATCAAGAAACCGTGGCGCTGAAAATTACCAATGGTGATGAATTTCCAATTTTGGAGTTTGTTAACGATTCACCAGAAGATTTACTGATAAAACGGCAGATACCCCTAGAACCTGTTGATGATGATGAAGATTTAATTCCAAGAAAAGTTGGACGAATTGAGTCATATAAAAAAGCAACTGACTCGGAAGAGAATGAATTGAATTATTTTCAAGTTTTTTATAAAGTGGGTGAATTTTGTTATTTGAGTATTAAAGAGCTTTATTTACAATTAAATTATTGGCCAAAAGGTCAAACGTCACAAAATAGCCAAAATAAAATTGTCAACAACCCACCATTGATGATTTATTACACTTATAAAAATCCTCACGCCTAG